The genomic region TCCACGTCTCACGGCGGACTTGCCCCCCAATCCGCCGAGGGACCACAAGGCCCTTggaacaacatttttctctCGCAGGGAGAGGAGCAGGAGTTACAGCCTGTGTGTTAATGATGGCTCACTGGTGATTCCCTCACATGTTTGTTCAGATTTTGGCTTCGCTtatacacacaggcacaaatCAAACTCTccatcccctcctctcctctccgtcCCCAATGATGTCTCATCTTCCAGAACTGATATTGGCCGACGCTCTGACACTGAACTGGCGTTGATTTGTGCTATTTTTGATACTTTTGTGTCCCATATCTTCCCGGAGAAACAAGTTCCCCTCCAACAAAATTCTCATTAATTTCTCTCTGTAATGTGCCAACTCTATCACTGCTCTCTGAGTCTTATCCGCGGTGTGTATCCACTAAGGCTGAATAATATTTGGACAGGTGTTCGTTCATACACATTAACTTCAAGGGGTCCAGTGTGCTGTTTCATTGCACTTTCATAAAGAGAGCAGCACATCCTGGCGGGTGGACTCTTAAGCCGGGGCTGTGTACTGTAGTCTGTACTGTACGTGTAATCCCTGACAATAAAAAACTGTTTAGCACCAATTTTCCTTTACTTTTAAAACCGTCTTTTTTCTCCCTGTTTCAGACAACTGTGGAGGCCACATCTGGAGGACAGATGTAGTCCCAGAGCTTGTTCTCTGCCTTTGACTCTCGCTGcttctcactcactctctctttctcgcgtcctcccctccctcccctcctctttttGGGAAACATGAGAGCCGGGCtaattctctttctctccccgtctcttgctctctccctcccaccctggCCGGACCACCCACATTCGGAAACGCCTAGCTGTTCCCGAGGCAGAGCCGCCGGCAGTTTAGAGAGAGACAAACgagagaaaggcagagagaTGTAAGGATGGGTTATGACTGACGGTTTTAGCAGAGTATCAATTACATCAATGTCAAAGCCATAACCTGCCAttgtgtgaggaggagagagTCTGGGAGAGACGGCTGCTCTCTGAGTTCATGCAGCATGAATCCTGGGCTCTTATTATACACTTACTGCACTCTGTTTACAAAAAATGCATCTTAGAAAATAAGTGCCCTTGTGCTCTGAGCCTTTGGTAAACACTGGGCATCTGAAGATGGAGGGAACTCTCCATAACTTGATCACACTCTGTAAAAATGCATGACTTCAGATTCAGAGATCTCAGAGACGTAACAGTGAAAAGTTCTTGAAACAGCAGCTTTTATTTGCTTGGTAAGCAGTAAATACGTATCTCTGTTCACCTCAAACATTTCAGACTTCTCCAGTATAAAGGTCAATGTCTCCACCGTGTGGACGACTCTCAGTATCGCCTCTTTACAAAAGGGTTTTAACAGTCTGCAGTGCCACTCTCTATAaggtcttaaaggaatacttcacccacacatTTATCATGTGCATGTTAATTCCTCATCCCATGTTGTGTtgaattcatgaggaaaacTTTGATGCCATGGTGAATGAAGAAATGAAAGATGAATTTTCtggttatttttattctttgttcagcgtggaggcatgtgagaaaaacaaggtTTTCTCCATGAGTTCAAGATAACATGGGGTAATTAATATacaagtggtcattttgtgggagaagtattcctttaaagtggTTAACTGGTTGTTACTGATACAATTTTAATGGTTAATAAATCATTTCTTTATAGATCACTGATAATCCACTCATAAGGACTTTGTGTTGTCAAATTGTTAAGAGTCTATTTGGCTGGTGTGAATCCTCCGACAGTGTGACACTTGATTTTTCAGTTGTTGGTTAAAGCTGCACCCATCAATATTTTTCTATTAACACGGAATAAAATCAGGGCTTACTCATAAAATGAACCTACggagaattatcacctgactcTGCACTTCATCTCAATTCTGAGGagccttttagtgtttttcagcttattgttttggttttcggTCCCACAACTTCATTGTTTGGCTTTACTCTCACCACTCTAGTAGTGTCACTTTTGGCTGCAACAGGACCTGTAAACACACTGTAaacttaagccccttttacactgccagatttttggcgaatgttgggccattttgccggcaagctgcgagcctTTAGAcgcacagagccggattggcgagttaatccgaggtgcccaattttctgcctcgtagggtagacatattggcggaacccttttagtttaaaaagacagaggcggccttccacaacgggaggggctgttgatgacttgtgggaggagctgttaatgacgccgcacgtgcgagccactggcggtggataaacagaaaacagctgatagcagctagtagcaagaaggaaacacaaacctgacagacactgtaaagatgagcaactggggagacaaggaattgcgcgccctccttgtcctcgcaaacgaagaggccattaaccgtcagatgacggggacggtgaaggacgggccgacttatgagagaatcgccgaaggactgaccagccgcggcttccctcccacgtcactgccccgaaaaaggcgcattctgtataaacaaaagtaggtaggcggcattttgctgcactccccgattttgtttttatactgccaatgctgaaaaaacactgattgggctttcctgcaaatttgcacaactcctatctaaaaagggctaatgacttaatgactagctggtgaacacagtggaacatttagcagctagagaggcagatatttccctcaggagttggtagagaccaaaacagagctaaaaagaCAGTGAATACTGGAGTCTTGTTAATCTGGTGGCTGTAAACACAAATCCTTGCGTAAATAATTACGTTTCTACATATCTCCTGAATGTTTAAATAGCCAGCTGCTTGCTAACTAATCTGTCTTCTgaacttgaataagtaaacactgaccaacgggaccagactggccgacccgtatgctctcactcagtggatggatgatgtcacaggaagccaatcttacaaaggaggaccacacttgtttgttttgctatggaagctaacgttagctaatgtgctaaaaagttagcgttgcagagaaatccaatattcctcttaatccctccccagtttctgatgaggtggacatgataacccttaatacacataaccttattcatccctacaacaggaaatactttttccctaacctgatatgaagtgtgcgctgcacatgtgagcatttttgatgatggcctccgtccagtcctttggtcttatcacatttaaccatagttgtctttgtttttgttgacgggcagtggtggctggttttgagccatgactccttctattctggctcccaataacacaacaagacaatcacattttaacactcctatggagcctacagccctgtgggggagaggcaggttTACCACCAGCTAATAAAGTGACATCATTGTGATGTGCACACATGGGTGGTTTACCCAGGTGGGCCCCAGATAAAGTgcccattttgggcccataTCCACTTGGTACCCAAGTAGCCCTAGCATAAcacatatagggcccatttttccaCCCATTTACTGCccccatgggccccacataccaATGCTGGCTGAGTATTGTAGTGGAAGTCTACTTTATTAATCAGTTACATTCAGTATTTCAGTAATTAGGCCATTAAGATGAATAACTAACCTGACTTAAGATGACAGAGCATGTTACACTAAAGAAAGATATACAACAGTCAAGGATGTTTTCTAACCTGGCAACCCAAAGTTATTCTTATTAATGGGTTATTAGCGATCCATTAGGCACGATTTATTAACCAATAATATATAATACAGTATGCTCTATCAGAGAGTGGTCCCATTcctaaattaaaaatgaatgcgTTGCTCAGTAGTGAAGTATAAATACTATTTTGAAGgtgctagctgttagctgttagcgcaGTAATACAGCAGTGAGCTGAACACTGTGAGGCGACTTTAAGGTGCAGCTTTAGAGATAATAAACGAGATTATCTCTTATttggttttctgtgtttttcttcttcccACCTCAGTCGCCACTGACCCCACCGTGGCCCCCATTATACCTCCAAACGGCCCTCCAACAAACAGGCCGACCAGTGCTCCCAGCAGGGCCTCCCGTCGCACCACTCTGGGCAGCCACTTCACCCAGCTGGTCAGCTTCTCCCATAAGCCCCAGAGGAAAGACGGAGCAGGGGAGGATGGTGAGACGGCAGCAGAGGGGAAGATATTATCTACGTCCACGTTCAAGTCCCCGAtgctcctctctgcctcctcccgCACTGcctccatttcttcttctgtgttttcCTCTGGTTGTGAGTCTGTGGGAGTCGTCgggtcctctcctctcctccgtcTCAGGATCTCCACCTGCTTCTCCCTCACCCTCTCCTCAGCCTCCTGGTACAGAGGGCAGCTGAAGTGTTGTGTCCCACTCTCCGTCACCGCCTCCTCAACCTTCTCCAtcagctcctccacagcttTCCCCTCCTCTGGCTCTCCACCGTGGGTCTCCAGGGTGTGGTAGCGGTCGCCACATCTTTCCACCAGCTCCCGGAGGTCCTTGCGCCACGTGACGAGGTACTCCTCCAGCTGCTcgtcctcctccagctcctcggTGTTGGTGAAGAGTATGATGGTGTTGGTGCTGACTGCAGAGGGGCCGAACAGCTCTGTCAGGACATCCAGCGCCTTGGCTTCTCCGTCAGCTGGCTGGTTCACGGGGACACACAGCAGGAAGGCGTGCGGTCCAGGGCTGGATAAGGCGATGAAGGAGGATATgtgtcttctcctctcctcgGGGTCGCAGTCTGAGCCGAACCAGGCTGGACTGGAGACGACCACCACCTGCCAACACGGGGCAGACACACAAGATTAAGATTCAgtagtttggtgagttttcacccatgggaagtatgatttcctcggaagaagaagaagaagaagaagaatacctaggattacaatagtgtcctggcagcttagctgcccggaccctaataaaTTACTactgaaaagaaaaggaaatcaTGACGGAGATGGGTTTGCATTTTAGAGCAAATGGctccatttttaatttaatgtgagtttCTTTATGAACACAGGTGTAgttccaaggtggcaatctgaagcGTTCTAAATCACCCCCACCCCACTGGTACTGTCTATATTACGCTCCTGTTATACAGTCATGGTTAGGACATGCTTCACTATAAGTTtcagtcctgcattcaaaactttactttagtaaaagtacTGATTATCTGCAACATGTACTCAAAGTACTCACTACAGCAAAAGTATTgactgtgcagtaaaatgtttccTGTCATATCTGATGTTTTTGCATCATATCTAATGttcctgctgtagatgtttgAGGTTGTGCTCAGATTAACTCCTTTACATAATGTTGGGTTGTTTAAACTACAGCATCATATTCTATGAGATAATCACATCACACAGTCCTGTGAGAACCATGAATCTTTATAAAGTCGGCTTTTCATCATGTCAGAAAGAAGCTTTGTGACGActcattttccagctgatccaagagggttttttttttaagagtttATTAAGGTGCAGAGGAATTTTCTCagcacataaaggaacactgcGTCCTTCAGTTCATCACAAACATTCAATATGAACACATCTGGACATGCATGGCTTGGACAGGGAGAATATGAGAGATATTAAATGAGAGAAGTAACTAGGAACGGGCAAATGAAGCCTTATGAAGCTTTGAGGCTCAAATGCAGCAAAGACAGTGACATCTGGTGGTTAAACACTGAGCAGCCCTTTAAAACATctgtaactaaagctgtcagacaaatgtagtggagtaaaaagtacattatttaGCTACATAGCTTTTTTACTCATGTTTCACCTGTGCGCAACCGCTGTAAATACACAGTTGGAAGAACTCCGAACTATTGCAAGACAAGTTTTCACTGTTTCTCTGAGGCTTTTGAGACATTTTGGAAACCTGATCCAGTCATAGCGATCCAGCAACCTTTATCCTCTGCTGGCTAATACAAAAAAATGGCTGCTATATTTGGAGTGGTGATTGCAAACATGTTGATTTTATGAGTGTGGAAGATGGACTCTGTTCCCACATATGACTTATGGTTAAACATCACCACATCTGGAGAGACTGAGAGTCTATAACAAGGACAGAGGTGTTGTGTTTAATTAGATTTGGGACCCTGAACTGAAATTCTTTCAGTGTGAAGGCtaatgtaataatattttttagatGAAGCACCTTTCTGTGtatctctctcctttcctctatACGTAATTTAATCACTCTGACTGTGGCCACTGTTACATATGATGCTCTAAAAGGAAATCAacatatatattgaaaaaaaagtacaatatttgtctCTGAGATTAAGCGCAGTAGAAGTATAAAGCCATATAAGATGAAGGtattcaagtaaagtacaagtaaatTGATTTTTACTCACAGAATCAGAAATAGAGGTttgtaaatataaagtaaataaaataaaatagaaataaaaatgtgcctCACACTACAGTGTTTAACACGAGTATTTAAAATATTAAGGATAAAATACTGTATTTGGAGTCCTGTTAAGATTTCTTTTGACACTTGAGAGAAAATAATCTCAACTTAAGGTTCACTAAATCACTTAGTGAGAGCTTTAAATCTTCACCAGCAAATATCATCAAGTGACCACCTGTTAGATGGTGATCTTCAGCCCTGTCTTGTGATTATTCAAGATGATATCAAGGATTTACTGACCCCCTGTGTGCCTCTGTGCTCTCGTATGTTACATT from Epinephelus lanceolatus isolate andai-2023 chromosome 18, ASM4190304v1, whole genome shotgun sequence harbors:
- the LOC117250309 gene encoding GTPase IMAP family member 9, with the translated sequence MSTSAAHSELRLVVLGRTGAGKRSTVCTILGLQDHEQGTDVTQECSKHRGEAAGRQVVVVSSPAWFGSDCDPEERRRHISSFIALSSPGPHAFLLCVPVNQPADGEAKALDVLTELFGPSAVSTNTIILFTNTEELEEDEQLEEYLVTWRKDLRELVERCGDRYHTLETHGGEPEEGKAVEELMEKVEEAVTESGTQHFSCPLYQEAEERVREKQVEILRRRRGEDPTTPTDSQPEENTEEEMEAVREEAERSIGDLNVDVDNIFPSAAVSPSSPAPSFLWGLWEKLTSWVKWLPRVVRREALLGALVGLFVGGPFGGIMGATVGSVATEVGRRKTQKTK